A genomic stretch from Chitinophaga agri includes:
- a CDS encoding McrB family protein, with product MKNFPGQNTTAFIRNRRHRYRAIQDDGEDFNINSDNESNIQSNLNTADDVGKRKKRKSKKGAKSGMSFSPTFPNIIDFNHPYRQILMAIKTKPFVLMAGMCGTGKSRFARTFAYQTCPKYLQEDGQPGNFQMIQVQPDWHDADGILGWLNTISGHYQWTPFLIFLVKAWRHLDTPFILCLDEMNLAKVELYFANFLSILESRQWINGELVSDAFITPEKMKYYAERDPDIWVRLGIKIDIELQNRFLKNGIMLPPNLAVIGTANIDLSGEMFSMKLLDRMMVIELTEIDFYGGIKSDDVDFKFPEVPIKIDQVLGKILNGKDAYLLFPKIGDLIISELQSIDKILTGSSIRFGYRVRDAALTYCAYNSQLADYPKDNEAVYRCLDELLLMKVLPRINVDRKAQEKLIANLLRFAKDKYPRTYLRIQFMLDDLSEFSYFISFWQRS from the coding sequence ATGAAAAACTTTCCCGGTCAAAATACAACAGCGTTCATAAGAAACCGTAGACATCGGTATCGCGCAATACAAGATGATGGTGAAGACTTTAACATTAATTCGGACAATGAAAGCAATATTCAATCTAATCTGAATACTGCTGACGATGTAGGAAAGAGAAAAAAGCGCAAATCGAAGAAAGGCGCAAAGTCAGGAATGTCATTTTCGCCTACATTTCCTAATATAATTGACTTTAATCATCCATATCGTCAGATATTGATGGCTATAAAGACAAAACCTTTTGTGCTGATGGCTGGAATGTGTGGAACAGGGAAATCACGTTTTGCGAGAACCTTTGCTTATCAAACATGCCCGAAATATTTGCAGGAGGATGGTCAACCAGGGAATTTTCAGATGATACAAGTCCAACCAGATTGGCACGATGCAGATGGTATTTTAGGATGGTTAAATACGATAAGTGGCCACTATCAATGGACTCCTTTTTTAATTTTTTTAGTAAAAGCATGGCGGCATCTTGACACACCATTTATATTGTGTCTTGATGAAATGAATTTAGCGAAGGTTGAACTGTACTTTGCCAATTTTTTATCTATTTTGGAAAGCCGCCAATGGATTAATGGCGAACTAGTGTCAGATGCCTTCATTACTCCTGAAAAAATGAAATATTATGCGGAGCGAGATCCTGACATATGGGTTAGATTAGGAATTAAAATTGATATCGAGCTACAGAATAGGTTTTTAAAAAATGGAATCATGCTTCCTCCTAATTTAGCTGTAATCGGTACTGCAAATATTGACTTATCTGGTGAGATGTTTAGTATGAAGCTCCTGGATCGAATGATGGTAATAGAACTCACCGAAATAGACTTTTATGGAGGTATTAAGTCCGATGATGTTGATTTCAAGTTTCCCGAGGTACCGATCAAAATTGATCAGGTTTTAGGGAAGATATTGAACGGCAAGGATGCATACTTACTTTTCCCAAAAATAGGCGATTTAATAATCTCTGAACTTCAAAGCATTGACAAAATACTCACTGGATCATCAATTAGATTTGGTTATCGTGTCCGTGATGCCGCTTTAACCTATTGTGCATATAATTCTCAACTGGCGGATTACCCAAAAGATAATGAGGCAGTATATAGATGTTTAGACGAACTTCTATTAATGAAGGTATTACCTAGAATTAATGTTGATAGAAAAGCCCAAGAAAAATTAATTGCGAACTTACTTAGATTTGCGAAAGATAAATACCCCCGTACCTACCTACGAATACAATTTATGTTAGACGACCTTAGTGAATTTTCTTATTTTATATCCTTTTGGCAAAGGTCATAG
- a CDS encoding sensor histidine kinase, with translation MKNTKEKLTQKVKFPFCLSDDEILNPMQVFYSFCDSSDLRTETHRLDRVLEAISRSGYESNKLCYQLVDTEYRRLIEAAFLLTNRKTMEEISMERFLGLFAHEVKTQIGGATLAVEALIEKVDSFSSHSSNIAYYLSSLKAIHFNINQIMSNMITTVQFNEDGFALRTDNQQFEVGGFIDECTVPYYLMNETMNKNLIVKQDELQHRTIITDKIKLRQIIQNLLSNAYRYSTGKDIQLVVTTFAEYITFSVISLGHTIPPDEIKDILRLFYKVKPGGAGDGIGLYLCQIYVESLNGNIKITSSKGITSFTISIPCEKYADLSH, from the coding sequence ATGAAGAACACAAAAGAAAAGTTAACTCAAAAAGTCAAGTTTCCTTTCTGTTTATCAGATGATGAAATACTAAACCCCATGCAAGTATTTTATTCATTCTGTGACAGTTCAGATCTAAGAACAGAAACTCATAGACTAGATCGTGTTCTGGAAGCAATTTCCAGATCCGGATACGAAAGCAATAAACTATGCTATCAATTAGTAGATACTGAGTATAGACGTCTAATTGAGGCTGCATTTCTACTTACCAATCGGAAAACGATGGAGGAAATATCGATGGAGAGATTTCTCGGACTTTTTGCTCATGAAGTTAAAACTCAAATAGGAGGTGCTACGCTTGCAGTTGAAGCACTCATTGAAAAAGTGGATTCGTTCTCTTCGCATTCCTCAAACATAGCATACTATTTATCCTCTCTCAAAGCCATTCATTTTAACATAAACCAGATAATGTCGAATATGATCACAACTGTACAATTCAATGAAGACGGTTTTGCACTTCGAACCGATAACCAACAGTTTGAAGTAGGAGGGTTCATAGATGAATGTACAGTGCCTTATTATCTCATGAACGAAACTATGAACAAAAACCTCATTGTAAAACAGGATGAATTACAGCATAGAACAATAATTACGGACAAAATAAAGCTTAGGCAAATAATTCAAAACCTTTTAAGCAACGCTTATAGGTACAGTACAGGAAAAGACATTCAGTTAGTGGTTACAACGTTCGCAGAATATATAACATTCTCAGTCATCAGTTTAGGTCATACAATTCCCCCTGATGAAATTAAGGACATATTAAGATTATTTTATAAGGTCAAACCGGGAGGTGCTGGAGACGGAATTGGACTTTATCTATGTCAAATATATGTTGAAAGCCTTAATGGAAATATAAAGATCACTAGCAGTAAGGGGATTACCAGTTTTACCATAAGTATTCCGTGTGAAAAATATGCTGATCTGTCGCATTAA
- a CDS encoding aminotransferase-like domain-containing protein, whose protein sequence is MAVLRKWNTILFFEIDRNKIIHDQIVNGITRQIKSGHLEPGMLLPSYRELASLLKVNRHTIAQAYEELADKGILRSEKRKGTFVGEGLFSERRQFTLSDATTDLMPPNSNFSYNQFAEQIVSSEIPAGLWKIRVDDGYPDPQLAPTAKFISAYKRMSLQSARQKKSEYDGGNSYYLLAREICNMLRSRRSLNLRGENICIIHSTRMALYMVARTILLPGDNIVVEDPGSSISWQTFRQVGAKLIPIPVDNDGICTTKLEEICKEMKIKAVFITPGCQYPTTATLSLQRKKHLQALSEQYGFAIIETDHNHEFCYDPGLTLPLASDGIERNTIYISNVSRMMAPLNLMAFVAGPRTFVQSLRGLYNTIYQRGDAILEQTVTDMIKSDIIGQYARSSLKIYQHKRDIMKYLLDRHLGKYANYNLPYAGLAYCIKIDSQYDINTLRRRIRNNSIWIPPQELIASTDGNPNILRIGFASLSNQELERGIVEITNLLK, encoded by the coding sequence ATGGCAGTATTGAGAAAGTGGAATACCATTCTATTTTTTGAAATTGACAGAAATAAAATTATTCATGACCAGATTGTGAATGGTATCACCCGTCAGATTAAAAGCGGTCATCTTGAGCCTGGTATGTTATTGCCAAGCTATAGAGAACTAGCAAGTTTATTAAAAGTGAATCGACATACGATTGCGCAAGCCTACGAGGAACTTGCGGATAAAGGCATTCTTCGTTCCGAAAAACGGAAAGGCACTTTTGTTGGGGAGGGGCTATTTTCTGAAAGACGGCAGTTTACACTCTCGGATGCCACCACTGATTTAATGCCACCGAATAGCAATTTTTCATATAATCAATTTGCAGAACAGATAGTTAGCTCCGAAATTCCGGCGGGACTTTGGAAAATACGTGTTGACGATGGTTATCCTGATCCTCAATTAGCCCCGACTGCCAAGTTTATATCTGCTTATAAGCGCATGTCCCTCCAAAGTGCAAGACAAAAGAAATCTGAATATGATGGAGGTAATAGTTACTATTTGTTAGCCCGTGAGATATGCAACATGTTACGTAGTCGGCGCAGTTTAAATCTAAGAGGGGAAAATATATGTATTATTCATAGTACTAGGATGGCTTTGTACATGGTTGCAAGAACTATCCTATTGCCAGGAGACAATATAGTGGTTGAAGATCCAGGCAGCTCTATTAGCTGGCAAACGTTCAGACAAGTCGGTGCAAAATTGATTCCGATACCAGTTGATAATGATGGTATATGCACAACAAAGCTCGAAGAAATATGCAAGGAGATGAAGATTAAAGCTGTCTTTATTACTCCCGGTTGTCAGTATCCTACTACTGCCACCCTCTCATTACAGCGGAAGAAACATCTTCAGGCATTATCAGAACAATACGGCTTTGCAATAATTGAAACAGATCATAACCATGAATTTTGTTACGATCCAGGTCTGACTTTACCTCTGGCATCTGACGGGATCGAGAGAAATACCATATATATCAGTAATGTTAGTAGAATGATGGCTCCTCTTAATTTAATGGCATTTGTTGCTGGTCCGAGAACGTTTGTACAATCGCTACGAGGGTTATATAATACAATATATCAACGAGGGGATGCTATTTTAGAACAAACTGTAACTGATATGATCAAATCTGACATAATTGGTCAGTATGCCCGCAGCAGTCTTAAAATTTATCAACATAAAAGGGACATTATGAAATATTTGCTGGATAGACATCTCGGCAAATATGCAAATTATAATCTTCCTTATGCTGGTTTGGCATATTGTATCAAAATTGATTCTCAATATGATATAAACACATTGCGTAGGAGAATAAGAAACAATAGTATTTGGATTCCCCCACAAGAGCTGATAGCATCTACTGATGGTAACCCAAACATCTTACGTATTGGTTTTGCTTCTCTTTCCAATCAGGAATTAGAGAGGGGGATAGTTGAAATTACCAATCTCCTAAAATAG
- a CDS encoding glycoside hydrolase family 24 protein yields MRLVWQTFSIILLVPIFLLLYNKTFAIKNKQQLDSNTGLQNLRAFLLMIQYAEGTLGPNAYRTLFGGRLINSLEHHPNITVTIGGFSSTAAGAYQFLYSTWSNLQQTLRLTDFSPSSQDRAAVEIIWQKGALADVLAGNTVAAIYKCRKVWASFPGAGYGQGEKSLDAMMKAYTLAGGQYINLHSNPAAGA; encoded by the coding sequence ATGCGCTTGGTTTGGCAAACCTTCAGCATTATCTTACTTGTCCCCATCTTCCTGTTGTTATACAACAAGACCTTCGCAATAAAGAATAAGCAACAGCTAGATAGTAACACTGGATTACAAAATCTCCGTGCCTTTTTGTTGATGATACAATATGCTGAAGGTACACTTGGGCCGAACGCTTATCGTACTCTTTTCGGCGGGCGTCTGATAAATAGCTTAGAACATCATCCGAATATAACGGTAACAATAGGTGGTTTTAGTTCTACAGCGGCAGGTGCATATCAGTTTCTCTATAGTACGTGGTCTAATCTTCAACAGACGCTTCGGCTTACTGATTTTTCTCCTTCATCACAGGATAGAGCGGCGGTAGAGATAATATGGCAAAAGGGAGCATTGGCTGATGTACTAGCGGGTAATACAGTTGCAGCAATCTACAAATGCCGGAAGGTGTGGGCCAGTTTTCCAGGAGCAGGATATGGACAGGGAGAGAAAAGCCTAGATGCCATGATGAAGGCTTATACATTGGCAGGCGGGCAGTATATCAACTTACATAGCAACCCAGCGGCAGGAGCTTAA
- a CDS encoding annexin — MYPKHYRSNRAQLAMGLTLKEKMTFGLVGIVLIGGAVIIARNVIRKRLADAEENKSYLDGSAATYAKQLRMAFNNDGWFGTNINAIRETIVRLPSKQVMRQVIDSYEKLYSRSLLRDMENELQSSEYNEMLAIISAKPEKYNADTPTQQLPLVQYQSWASRLKAAFDKSYGPFPGTDEDAINAVFNEIPTQSAFVQTGTIYNSMYGRDLITDLKGELEFWEYPTYMQVITQKPK; from the coding sequence ATGTATCCGAAACATTATCGTAGTAATCGAGCACAACTCGCGATGGGACTTACATTGAAAGAAAAAATGACATTTGGATTAGTAGGAATTGTCCTCATAGGTGGCGCGGTTATCATTGCCCGTAATGTTATTCGTAAAAGACTGGCAGATGCAGAGGAGAACAAGAGTTATCTGGATGGTAGTGCTGCGACATATGCAAAGCAATTGCGCATGGCGTTTAACAATGACGGTTGGTTCGGAACAAATATAAATGCCATCCGGGAAACTATAGTCCGTCTACCTTCAAAGCAAGTGATGCGACAGGTAATCGATAGTTATGAAAAATTATATAGTCGTTCCTTATTACGTGATATGGAGAATGAATTGCAAAGTTCTGAGTACAACGAAATGCTGGCTATTATTTCAGCTAAACCTGAGAAGTACAATGCTGATACACCCACACAGCAATTGCCCCTTGTACAGTATCAGAGTTGGGCTTCACGTTTGAAAGCGGCTTTCGACAAAAGCTATGGTCCATTTCCGGGTACTGATGAAGACGCGATCAATGCGGTGTTTAACGAAATACCTACGCAATCCGCATTTGTTCAGACCGGTACTATTTACAATTCAATGTATGGTCGCGATCTGATAACTGATTTGAAAGGAGAACTGGAGTTCTGGGAGTATCCAACTTACATGCAGGTCATAACGCAAAAGCCTAAATAA
- a CDS encoding peptidoglycan-binding domain-containing protein, which translates to MALKKQKKTTGSRTVKVQATAGKSRTSAVTSRKIVLTTLSLGAIGVLGYLGWQYMKSRKAKRGANLDDTLLQNTGGGRAGTYPSGVIIDPLTPGTSRPIQDRIDIPSVSIPAGGGKSTKSTDEFPIKKGSKGENVRRLQEALIRKYGNATLPKYGADGDFGTETTNALKKLKMPLSISETFFNVLTQGSESTAGSSSDISNLASKIYNATIRRDFSAVLSLLKNIKSSTDYSTVSEGFKQFRLAGVRKTLVTGLLDTFSSSTQKQQLRLAFATMGLTYDGNKWSLSGIDGIPILTVVPAKVWINATTAVTVPPHMILGNEVARRLQYVLFINNGRYFLVHSNCIKHL; encoded by the coding sequence ATGGCGTTAAAAAAACAAAAGAAGACAACAGGAAGTCGTACCGTCAAAGTGCAAGCAACAGCCGGTAAATCAAGGACTAGCGCAGTAACTAGCAGAAAAATAGTGCTAACAACTCTTTCTCTCGGAGCAATTGGTGTATTGGGATATCTGGGCTGGCAGTATATGAAATCTCGTAAAGCAAAAAGAGGTGCAAACCTCGATGATACTTTACTCCAGAATACAGGAGGAGGCAGAGCTGGCACATACCCTTCGGGCGTTATTATAGATCCCCTTACACCTGGTACCAGTCGTCCTATTCAGGACAGGATTGATATCCCTTCCGTATCTATACCGGCAGGTGGAGGAAAGAGTACGAAATCAACAGATGAATTTCCCATCAAAAAGGGAAGTAAGGGTGAAAATGTCCGTCGGTTGCAAGAGGCGCTTATCCGTAAGTATGGCAATGCGACATTACCTAAATATGGCGCAGATGGTGATTTTGGCACGGAGACGACAAACGCACTGAAAAAACTTAAAATGCCGCTCAGTATTTCTGAAACCTTCTTCAACGTATTGACACAGGGAAGTGAAAGTACAGCAGGTAGCAGTTCAGATATTTCTAATCTAGCATCTAAAATTTATAATGCGACAATTAGGCGTGACTTCAGTGCAGTATTATCACTGTTGAAAAATATAAAGAGTAGCACTGACTATAGCACCGTTAGTGAGGGGTTTAAGCAATTTCGTCTTGCTGGTGTTCGTAAGACGCTTGTGACTGGTTTACTGGATACCTTCAGCAGTTCTACACAGAAGCAACAACTTCGTCTAGCATTTGCGACAATGGGACTTACTTATGACGGGAATAAATGGAGTCTCTCAGGAATAGATGGTATTCCTATACTTACTGTTGTTCCTGCAAAGGTTTGGATTAATGCTACAACTGCTGTGACAGTACCTCCGCATATGATATTAGGTAATGAAGTAGCAAGAAGACTTCAATACGTGCTTTTCATCAATAATGGTCGTTATTTTCTAGTTCATTCAAATTGTATAAAACATCTTTAA
- a CDS encoding peptidoglycan recognition protein family protein has translation MKKQRTLFRDRSTLRVIRSSSRASAAKGKTGYKSNNIRYIVVHSTGTKSDMLLSQMDKLPYHFLVTRAGKLLSLKKPLSTDGTIEIALIGGLDKEGNHIDCRTERQNDTLFNKLVQLLERYPNAKIVPADKVYLYAYPNPGFSLQQWITDYVPAFLRAA, from the coding sequence ATGAAAAAACAAAGAACTCTTTTTCGTGACAGAAGTACTTTACGAGTAATCAGATCCTCGTCTCGCGCATCAGCTGCAAAAGGTAAGACCGGATATAAGTCTAACAATATCCGATACATAGTTGTGCATAGCACGGGGACTAAATCTGATATGTTACTCAGTCAGATGGACAAGCTCCCTTATCATTTCCTTGTAACGAGGGCAGGAAAGCTATTATCCCTAAAAAAGCCTTTAAGCACTGATGGCACTATAGAAATAGCTCTCATTGGGGGATTGGATAAGGAAGGTAACCATATAGATTGTCGCACTGAACGTCAAAATGACACATTGTTTAACAAATTAGTGCAGTTGTTGGAAAGGTATCCGAATGCAAAAATTGTCCCTGCGGACAAAGTATATTTATATGCTTATCCGAATCCTGGGTTCAGTCTACAACAGTGGATAACCGACTATGTTCCTGCCTTCCTACGTGCAGCGTAA
- a CDS encoding DNA methyltransferase family protein, whose protein sequence is MITAQQIRIIIHGNVQVYNTAPEHAAAFPYTQDELLGEVTRQKPEISFNTTRTDANGRKLPDGIEIRFGSARPTEATRKILRDHKFQFSERQTMWYAKDNALSRALAEKWANEEVEIDTTQYIKQHFWARIRSEKEYNQLRDYTEFFVKSEPPKNFNTKKALELTAIVNNLISGGILYFKKFFNKPVEEDEIQENDTSPPDGSIIADRLQVLADGMQKSIDEKFNSATSRQRPTHRRNRIVEGLEAEGRILRDTQKVLYALANAHRSGNISKFPLLENIRTKSQVGMLNLLERAIRGDWRENWAQETFVNRIEEFNRIGIDTFADWGTAEEQKQVLLKDSLSVNYQEEENVQRTRELERQVWGRDIPGFFPTPRPLVERMITIGELQANHYILDPSAGKGDILDVVRDKFNGEGLSYYAVEINKDLTAILRDKGYGVKESDFLQLKPASPLFDRILMNPPFENGKDADHVIHALTFLKPGGRLVAIVGEGLFFRKFKKEKSFRELLRTKNAYVSEPIEEAFRNAFNSTGVRVRLIAINEDGSPFYLHSADWQRPGIDAQDDDSMEQINTLELEAQAELELLRMRVESERRKRQRGISGVPVYEEKLRYLRQRALALRDKQEVSDFN, encoded by the coding sequence GTGATCACAGCCCAACAAATAAGGATTATCATTCATGGCAATGTTCAGGTGTATAACACAGCGCCTGAACATGCCGCTGCGTTCCCTTATACGCAGGATGAACTATTGGGGGAGGTAACTCGGCAAAAACCAGAGATCAGTTTTAATACTACACGAACTGATGCTAATGGTCGCAAACTTCCTGATGGAATTGAGATACGATTTGGCTCAGCACGACCAACAGAGGCTACCCGGAAGATACTACGGGATCACAAATTCCAGTTTTCGGAGCGACAGACTATGTGGTATGCGAAGGATAACGCACTATCCCGCGCTCTGGCTGAAAAATGGGCTAATGAGGAAGTAGAGATAGACACTACGCAATACATTAAGCAACATTTTTGGGCGAGGATAAGAAGCGAAAAAGAATATAACCAATTACGCGACTACACAGAGTTCTTTGTAAAGTCTGAACCACCAAAGAATTTTAATACCAAGAAGGCGCTGGAACTTACTGCTATTGTAAACAATCTGATCTCCGGCGGCATCCTCTACTTTAAAAAATTTTTTAACAAGCCGGTTGAAGAAGACGAGATACAGGAAAACGATACATCCCCACCGGACGGATCTATAATTGCTGATCGTCTCCAGGTACTTGCCGATGGAATGCAAAAATCCATTGATGAGAAATTCAATTCTGCTACTTCCCGACAACGTCCTACTCACAGAAGAAATCGCATAGTGGAAGGGCTTGAAGCGGAGGGACGTATTTTAAGGGATACGCAAAAGGTTTTGTATGCACTTGCCAATGCACATCGTTCGGGTAATATCAGCAAGTTCCCTCTATTGGAAAATATTCGTACTAAATCTCAAGTTGGTATGCTCAACTTATTAGAACGAGCCATTAGGGGGGATTGGCGGGAAAACTGGGCGCAGGAGACATTTGTGAACCGTATCGAAGAATTTAACAGAATTGGGATTGACACTTTTGCAGATTGGGGTACTGCTGAAGAGCAAAAACAAGTATTACTGAAAGATTCATTATCTGTTAATTATCAGGAAGAAGAAAATGTCCAAAGAACACGTGAACTAGAGCGTCAGGTATGGGGTCGTGATATACCAGGATTTTTCCCAACGCCGCGTCCACTGGTAGAAAGGATGATTACTATCGGCGAATTACAGGCAAATCATTACATACTTGACCCGTCAGCAGGTAAGGGCGACATATTAGATGTTGTCCGAGATAAGTTTAATGGTGAGGGACTTTCTTATTATGCTGTTGAAATTAATAAAGATTTGACCGCAATTCTACGAGATAAAGGTTATGGGGTTAAAGAGAGTGACTTTTTACAGCTGAAACCAGCTTCCCCTCTGTTTGATCGAATACTTATGAACCCACCTTTCGAGAATGGTAAAGATGCTGATCATGTGATCCATGCATTGACTTTTTTGAAACCTGGTGGAAGATTGGTAGCCATTGTAGGTGAAGGTTTGTTTTTCAGAAAATTCAAAAAAGAGAAATCATTTAGGGAATTATTAAGAACGAAGAACGCTTATGTGAGTGAGCCAATAGAAGAGGCTTTCAGGAATGCTTTCAATAGCACTGGCGTTCGTGTACGGCTTATCGCTATTAATGAAGATGGCAGTCCTTTCTACCTGCATTCTGCGGACTGGCAGCGCCCCGGTATTGATGCACAAGATGATGATAGCATGGAACAAATAAACACTTTAGAGCTGGAAGCACAAGCAGAGCTAGAACTACTACGGATGCGCGTAGAAAGTGAACGTCGCAAACGTCAACGTGGTATTAGCGGTGTTCCTGTTTATGAGGAAAAGCTACGGTATCTTAGGCAACGAGCATTGGCGTTACGAGACAAACAGGAGGTTTCCGATTTTAATTAA
- a CDS encoding AAA family ATPase, whose protein sequence is MYSVVKYKGIIDLQDDATMKRYRMVEQLSKGFTVANSTALEMDKLLTEQLDMEIGSPDEDNGNDQRNEDEENVHKALTPTQSASRKKPKLVPSLAISANLEKEFRELFVALKDQKPQVIRYELPQVVTLGLEKPEVDAFQQIVDDLVLGSNVLLIGGAGTGKTYLAEVLVAHQALGRQHITINCSQWTSPTEIIGGQSMDGYVEGKLIEAWRQGYVLVLDELPKIDPNTAGLFNDALAKSRISNAVIFNARKESFTKHSNFACIATGNVYPNKDSMAYGANNKQDLSLLDRFSGSVYFIEKNPKIERRIVQNDMLWSICDKLRGAVEELKYEAQLSLRFMQNAKDAYFLEMQRYKNNGRDGVKSDEGKTFKSAIDSYLSTFTDVQRVNLKQKIDYTGLFSLYQYRSLPINKMM, encoded by the coding sequence ATGTATAGCGTAGTAAAATATAAAGGTATTATTGATCTGCAGGATGATGCCACTATGAAGCGGTATCGTATGGTTGAACAGTTAAGTAAAGGCTTTACAGTGGCCAATAGCACTGCGTTGGAAATGGACAAGTTATTGACGGAACAACTTGACATGGAAATAGGTTCACCTGATGAAGACAATGGGAATGATCAAAGGAATGAAGATGAAGAGAACGTGCATAAGGCACTGACACCAACACAGTCAGCCTCCCGTAAAAAGCCCAAACTCGTTCCATCCCTAGCCATCAGCGCCAATTTGGAAAAGGAGTTTCGGGAATTGTTTGTCGCACTCAAAGACCAGAAGCCGCAGGTCATCCGTTATGAACTCCCACAGGTAGTAACTTTGGGGTTAGAAAAGCCGGAAGTTGATGCCTTTCAACAGATTGTAGACGACTTAGTACTTGGCAGTAATGTGCTTTTAATCGGGGGAGCTGGTACTGGCAAAACATATTTGGCCGAAGTACTTGTAGCGCATCAGGCTTTGGGGAGACAACATATAACTATCAACTGCTCACAGTGGACTTCGCCTACCGAGATCATTGGGGGGCAATCGATGGATGGCTATGTGGAAGGTAAACTAATCGAAGCATGGAGGCAAGGCTACGTGTTGGTGTTGGATGAATTACCCAAGATAGACCCCAATACTGCCGGATTGTTTAATGATGCACTCGCAAAAAGCAGAATTTCGAACGCCGTTATCTTCAACGCTCGAAAGGAGAGCTTTACCAAACATTCTAATTTTGCTTGCATTGCTACTGGGAATGTTTATCCAAATAAAGATAGCATGGCCTACGGAGCTAACAATAAGCAGGATTTATCGCTGTTAGATAGATTTTCTGGAAGTGTATATTTTATTGAGAAGAACCCGAAGATTGAAAGGAGAATTGTTCAGAATGATATGCTTTGGAGTATCTGTGATAAACTACGGGGAGCCGTTGAAGAATTGAAGTATGAGGCACAGCTGTCACTCCGCTTTATGCAGAATGCCAAGGATGCTTACTTTCTGGAAATGCAGCGTTATAAAAATAACGGCAGGGATGGTGTCAAATCAGATGAAGGAAAGACTTTCAAATCAGCTATAGATAGCTATTTATCTACATTTACTGACGTACAACGAGTAAACCTGAAACAGAAAATAGACTATACGGGGCTGTTCTCCCTGTATCAGTACCGGTCACTTCCAATCAATAAAATGATGTAA
- a CDS encoding Shedu anti-phage system protein SduA domain-containing protein yields MSLFDRSYFSITNEEKKEWTDLVAEEKLKKIGLYRSYPKAVRHYLSLFPGNLLDAVDLIDKEAELNKKIQDFKDFISQNTIGERDILNFIKSNESYFIIGSLVKKGYLFGHHSLFIFPEFQLGTNYKADYLLVGKSSDGYHFIFIELEDIKGAISTTGGELGVVMRKGLLQIEKWDEWLEANFAHLLPIFEKAKGPNHEHMPREFVVFDKSRIHFALIGGRRTDFDVIRRLQRKQRERKISIFHYDNLVDNATAAVGSLTY; encoded by the coding sequence ATGAGCTTATTTGATAGAAGTTATTTTAGTATAACTAATGAAGAGAAAAAAGAATGGACAGATTTGGTTGCTGAAGAGAAATTGAAAAAGATTGGACTATATAGGAGTTATCCCAAGGCAGTAAGACATTATTTAAGTCTATTCCCAGGCAATTTGTTAGATGCAGTGGATCTAATCGATAAAGAAGCTGAGCTCAACAAGAAAATCCAAGATTTTAAGGATTTTATTAGTCAAAATACAATTGGAGAGAGAGACATTTTAAACTTCATAAAGTCAAATGAAAGTTACTTTATAATTGGGTCATTAGTAAAAAAAGGATATCTGTTTGGGCATCATTCACTATTTATTTTTCCCGAATTCCAATTAGGGACCAACTACAAAGCTGATTATCTACTTGTAGGGAAAAGTTCAGATGGTTATCATTTTATTTTCATTGAGTTAGAGGATATTAAAGGCGCCATTAGTACTACAGGTGGGGAATTGGGTGTAGTAATGAGAAAGGGATTACTACAAATTGAAAAATGGGATGAATGGTTGGAAGCTAATTTCGCTCATTTATTACCCATTTTTGAAAAAGCGAAGGGGCCTAATCATGAACATATGCCAAGGGAATTTGTTGTTTTCGACAAAAGTAGAATTCATTTTGCTTTGATTGGAGGCAGAAGAACAGATTTTGATGTGATAAGACGTTTGCAGAGAAAACAAAGAGAAAGAAAGATAAGTATTTTTCACTATGATAATTTAGTCGATAATGCCACAGCTGCTGTGGGTTCCCTAACGTATTGA